In the Nicotiana tabacum cultivar K326 chromosome 16, ASM71507v2, whole genome shotgun sequence genome, one interval contains:
- the LOC107807164 gene encoding uncharacterized protein LOC107807164, protein MAQYRQSGGGLGFSNNSGVVRNGVASDHHVSIGIRSNKQQQSRNQHRRLKSTARKISIGAIIVILFVAFVVSVSAFFYFTSQNRELDNNRFQDDVDVENDSDFLTNVTRTQGKVLQFGHGSVAHGRDSRYWDKDDRRRDDDYNEEDLERVTDGDLDKNQSPPDGKRSDKKSLSKGLDHGGNGLYNEAGRDELKKYEAKYQASLENAGHSQDGHHLTDQQSDDADKGRKSETMDADDGYDDGIDLEDAHTDGYDDVGHEDWDHTVAAESQDINERHSLDTHGAGNKNQNHAKEAGKISKDFSNKESSSSSHHPKKSSSEKRPVPRRKPRKHACEMKILNASSLIVEPLESRKFARFSLQYTETEDRPVDNANWEPRFAGHQSLEEREESFLARNQKINCGFVGGPEGTPSTGFDLAEDDAKYISSCHIAVVSCIFGNSDRLRIPVGKMVSRVSKKNVCFVMFVDEVTLQTLSAEGKMPDSMGFVGLWKIVVVKNLPYSDMRRVGKIPKLLSHRLFTSARYSIWLDSKLRLQLDPLLILEYFLWRKGYEYAISNHYDRHCVWEEVAQNKKLNKYNHTVIDEQFAFYQADGLQRFNASDPNKLLHSNVPEGSFIVRAHTPMSNLFSCLWFNEVERFTPRDQLSFAYTYYKLRRTNQDKPFYLNMFKDCERRKIAKLFRHRSDEKRNIAQRETE, encoded by the exons ATGGCTCAGTACAGACAATCAGGTGGCGGTTTAGGTTTTAGCAATAACAGTGGAGTTGTTCGAAACGGCGTCGCATCAGATCATCATGTATCTATTGGGATTCGTTCGAATAAGCAGCAGCAATCGCGAAATCAGCACCGTCGACTGAAGTCCACTGCCCGCAAGATCTCGATTGGTGCTATCATCGTTATTCTCTTCGTCGCCTTTGTTGTTTCTGTCTCTGCTTTCTTCTATTTCACTTCTCAAAATAGAG AATTGGATAATAATCGCTTTCAAGATGATGTTGATGTAGAAAACGATTCAGATTTTCTTACAAATGTGACACGGACACAAGGGAAAGTTCTCCAATTTGGACATGGATCAGTAGCTCATGGCCGGGATTCTCGTTATTGGGACAAGGATGACAGGAGAAGGGATGATGATTACAATGAGGAGGACTTGGAGCGGGTTACTGATGGTGACTTGGATAAGAATCAAAGTCCTCCAGATGGGAAGAGAAGCGATAAGAAGTCTCTTTCAAAAGGATTAGATCATGGTGGCAATGGTTTGTACAACGAAGCTGGACGTGATGAGTTGAAAAAATATGAAGCCAAATATCAAGCTTCCTTGGAGAATGCTGGGCACTCACAAGACGGACATCATTTGACAGACCAGCAATCTGATGATGCTGACAAGGGAAGGAAAAGTGAGACTATGGATGCTGATGATGGATATGATGATGGCATTGACTTAGAAGATGCACATACAGACGGATATGATGATGTTGGACATGAAGATTGGGACCATACTGTTGCTGCCGAATCCCAGGACATAAATGAGAGACATTCGTTAGATACACATGGTGCtggaaataaaaatcaaaatcatgCCAAAGAGGCTGGTAAAATATCGAAGGACTTCTCCAATAAGGAATCCTCTTCAAGTTCTCATCACCCTAAAAAGTCCTCATCAGAAAAGCGTCCTGTACCCAGAAGAAAGCCAAGGAAGCATG CTTGTGAGATGAAAATTTTGAACGCTAGTTCTCTTATTGTGGAACCTTTGGAAAGTCGAAAGTTCGCAAGATTCTCATTGCAGTATACAGAAACAGAGGACAGGCCTGTTGACAATGCAAACTGGGAACCAAGATTTGCTGGGCATCAAAGTCTGGAAGAACGGGAAGAATCTTTTCTTGCACGCAATCAGAAAATAAACTGTGGCTTTGTTGGAGGTCCTGAAGGAACGCCAAGTACCGGTTTTGACTTGGCAGAAGATGATGCAAAATACATTAGCAGTTGCCACATTGCTGTAGTTTCATGCATCTTCGGAAATTCAGATCGCTTGAGAATACCAGTGGGCAAAATG GTTTCCCGTGTATCAAAGAAAAATGTTTGCTTCGTTATGTTTGTGGATGAAGTTACTCTACAAACTCTTTCAGCTGAAGGTAAGATGCCCGACAGCATGGGATTTGTAGGTTTATGGAAGATCGTAGTGGTAAAAAATCTTCCTTATTCTGATATGCGGAGAGTGGGAAAGATACCAAAGTTATTGTCTCATCGGCTCTTTACTTCAGCCAG GTATTCCATATGGTTAGATAGCAAGCTTCGCCTGCAGCTTGACCCCCTACTCATCTTGGAGTACTTTCTGTGGCGAAAAGGTTATGAATATGCAATTTCCAATCACTATGACAGGCATTGTGTGTGGGAAGAAGTTGCGCAAAACAAGAAGCTTAACAAGTACAATCATACTGTCATAGATGAACAATTTGCTTTTTACCAGGCTGATGGATTGCAAAGATTTAATGCATCTGATCCAAACAAGCTTCTTCACAGCA ATGTACCAGAAGGATCTTTTATTGTGAGGGCTCACACGCCAATGTCAAATTTGTTTTCTTGTTTATGGTTCAATGAGGTCGAGCGGTTTACTCCCCGCGATCAGCTTAGTTTCGCATATACATACTATAAGTTGAGAAGAACGAACCAAGATAAACCTTTTTATCTCAACATGTTCAAG GATTGTGAAAGGCGAAAGATAGCTAAGTTGTTCCGTCACAGATCAGACGAGAAGAGGAATATCGCTCAACGTGAGACAGAGTAA